In the Gossypium arboreum isolate Shixiya-1 chromosome 10, ASM2569848v2, whole genome shotgun sequence genome, one interval contains:
- the LOC108487600 gene encoding uncharacterized protein LOC108487600 isoform X1, whose translation MSATHSQHVLRLVLSCRSIKAHVTQPGTSYIVAMASSTEQEFLIQYRSKLDQFPRSRRFWDSKVASKVGEKLGFRLKEIGISNIAIDVDEEISRPIDRRRLVLPVFDSLRRVGVEIDGAERLSQIGQNQEKHSVFGLVAAELVPGSR comes from the exons ATGTCTGCAACTCACAGCCAGCACGTGCTTCGCTTGGTCCTCTCATGCCGCAGCATCAAGGCCCACGTCACTCAGCCGGGGACATCCTACATCGTCGCCATGGCCTCCTCCACCGAGCAAGAATTTCTCATCCAATACCGATCCAAGCTCGACCAATTCCCTCGCTCCCGCCGCTTCTGGGACTCCAAAGTCGCTTCCAAAGTCGGCGAGAAGCTCGGCTTCCGCTTGAAGGAAATCGGCATCAGCAACATCGCCATCGATGTCGATGAAGAGATCTCTAGACCTATTGACCGCCGTAGATTGGTTTTGCCGGTCTTTGATTCTTTACGCCGTGTCGGTGTGGAGATCGATGGTGCCGAAAGATTGAGCCAAATTGGCCAGAACCAGG AAAAACATAGCGTGTTTGGCTTGGTGGCAGCAGAACTAGTGCCTGGTTCAAGATGA
- the LOC108487600 gene encoding uncharacterized protein LOC108487600 isoform X2, translating to MSATHSQHVLRLVLSCRSIKAHVTQPGTSYIVAMASSTEQEFLIQYRSKLDQFPRSRRFWDSKVASKVGEKLGFRLKEIGISNIAIDVDEEISRPIDRRRLVLPVFDSLRRVGVEIDGAERLSQIGQNQEIRLLNKI from the exons ATGTCTGCAACTCACAGCCAGCACGTGCTTCGCTTGGTCCTCTCATGCCGCAGCATCAAGGCCCACGTCACTCAGCCGGGGACATCCTACATCGTCGCCATGGCCTCCTCCACCGAGCAAGAATTTCTCATCCAATACCGATCCAAGCTCGACCAATTCCCTCGCTCCCGCCGCTTCTGGGACTCCAAAGTCGCTTCCAAAGTCGGCGAGAAGCTCGGCTTCCGCTTGAAGGAAATCGGCATCAGCAACATCGCCATCGATGTCGATGAAGAGATCTCTAGACCTATTGACCGCCGTAGATTGGTTTTGCCGGTCTTTGATTCTTTACGCCGTGTCGGTGTGGAGATCGATGGTGCCGAAAGATTGAGCCAAATTGGCCAGAACCAGG AGATTAGGCTTCTGAATAAAATTTAG